One Triticum dicoccoides isolate Atlit2015 ecotype Zavitan chromosome 5B, WEW_v2.0, whole genome shotgun sequence genomic window carries:
- the LOC119306372 gene encoding peroxidase 2-like, which translates to MATASSKVVVLMAFMAAALSSVSMAAGLQHGFYYSSCPQAEDTVRNVVQGMINNDPTMGAAFVRLFFHDCFVRGCDASILLDPTTSNPQTEKTTIPLRGYDAVNKIKAAVEAVCSRVVSCADILAFAARDSIVASGGFNFHMPSGRLDGFQSIADEVFQGIPSPAFQLQELLDNFATKGLNAEDLVVLSGAHSFGLTHCNFVTPRLYPTVDSTMNATFAAALKKVCPPPRNGGGFISVSNNRVTDPNKLSNQFYHNVASGQVLFTSDQTLMDQTPTTGNKTAAMVADNAANPIAWMARFAGAMVKMGAIDVLTGTDPGEVRKVCFATNNAS; encoded by the exons ATGGCGACGGCATCCAGCAAGGTTGTGGTGCTCATGGCGTTCATGGCCGCTGCGCTGAGCTCTGTGTCGATGGCCGCCGGGCTGCAGCACGGCTTCTACTACTCGTCGTGCCCGCAAGCCGAGGACACGGTGAGGAACGTCGTGCAAGGCATGATCAACAACGaccccaccatgggcgccgcctttGTTCGCCTCTTCTTCCACGATTGCTTTGTCAGG GGTTGTGATGCCTCCATTCTGCTGGACCCGACCACCAGCAACCCGCAAACTGAGAAAACAACAATCCCTCTGCGCGGGTACGACGCCGTGAACAAGATCAAGGCCGCCGTGGAGGCCGTCTGCTCTCGTGTCGTCTCATGTGCCGACATCCTGGCCTTTGCAGCGCGTGACTCCATCGTCGCCTCAGGAGGTTTCAACTTTCACATGCCATCCGGCCGCCTCGACGGCTTCCAATCAATCGCCGACGAGGTCTTCCAAGGCATCCCATCCCCAGCATTTCAGCTTCAAGAACTCCTTGACAACTTCGCCACCAAAGGCCTCAACGCGGAGGACCTGGTGGTGCTCTCCGGCGCGCACTCCTTCGGCCTCACGCACTGCAACTTTGTCACCCCACGGTTGTACCCCACCGTCGACTCCACTATGAATGCCACCTTTGCGGCGGCGCTCAAGAAGGTGTGCCCGCCGCCGAGGAACGGCGGGGGATTCATCTCCGTGAGCAACAACCGCGTGACGGATCCGAACAAGCTGAGCAACCAGTTCTACCATAACGTGGCCTCTGGGCAGGTGTTATTCACGTCGGACCAGACATTGATGGACCAGACACCGACGACCGGCAACAAGACGGCGGCCATGGTAGCCGACAACGCTGCTAACCCCATCGCGTGGATGGCCAGGTTCGCGGGTGCTATGGTGAAGATGGGAGCCATCGACGTGCTTACCGGGACCGACCCTGGCGAAGTCAGGAAGGTCTGCTTCGCCACCAACAATGCGAGCTAG
- the LOC119310291 gene encoding zinc finger A20 and AN1 domain-containing stress-associated protein 7-like → MDAWATTQKRKCLDKEETAGMCANGCGFFGAAATGNMCSKCYLDHVTHTANAMATSTGPPEKKARMIVAVPSSDVAAASSTAAAVESSATSVKQPPVAANRCATCRKKVGLLGFRCRCEATFCSVHRYSEKHDCGFDYKTAGQEQIAKHKPVVVADKITRRI, encoded by the coding sequence ATGGACGCATGGGCGACGACGCAGAAGCGCAAGTGCCTGGACAAGGAGGAGACGGCTGGCATGTGCGCCAACGGTTGCGGCTTCTTCGGCGCCGCCGCCACCGGCAACATGTGCTCCAAGTGCTACCTGGACCACGTAACCCACACCGCTAACGCCATGGCCACCTCGACCGGGCCtccggagaagaaggccaggatGATCGTCGCCGTCCCGTCCTCTGATGTtgcggccgcctcctccaccgccgccgcagtTGAATCCTCTGCGACGTCCGTGAAGCAGCCGCCGGTGGCGGCGAACCGGTGCGCGACGTGCCGCAAGAAGGTGGGCCTGCTGGGGTTCCGATGCCGCTGCGAGGCCACCTTCTGCAGCGTGCACCGCTACTCGGAGAAGCACGACTGCGGATTCGACTACAAGACCGCCGGCCAGGAGCAGATCGCCAAGCACAAACCTGTCGTGGTTGCGGACAAGATCACCCGAAGGATCTGA
- the LOC119306373 gene encoding basic blue protein-like codes for MASPKVALAAMAVIVAVAALLPATASTASYTVGDDSGWDVGVDYRAWASGRKFRVGDTLEFLYSLGEAEHNVVLVDAQSFAACTVPSNAPTLTTDDDKVSLTQAGQWLFICGIEGHCQDGMKLAVNVH; via the exons ATGGCCTCTCCTAAAGTCGCGCTCGCCGCCatggccgtcatcgtcgccgtggcCGCCTTGCTCCCGGCGACGGCCTCCACGGCGTCGTACACGGTCGGCGACGACTCCGGGTGGGACGTCGGGGTCGACTACCGCGCCTGGGCCAGCGGCaga AAGTTCAGAGTCGGCGACACCCTCG AGTTTTTGTACTCGTTGGGGGAGGCCGAGCACAACGTGGTGTTGGTGGACGCGCAGAGCTTCGCGGCGTGCACCGTGCCGAGCAACGCGCCGACGCTGACCACCGACGACGACAAGGTGTCGCTGACGCAGGCCGGGCAGTGGCTCTTCATCTGTGGCATCGAGGGCCACTGCCAGGACGGCATGAAGCTCGCCGTCAACGTCCACTGA
- the LOC119310292 gene encoding zinc finger A20 and AN1 domain-containing stress-associated protein 7-like, protein MRVRARMGRVFVRPDDVLLFNSSVDDDCLRPLATVIRSRASRAPGAPIDPRKCSRTTYVAAMDASATAQRRKCPDKEETAGLCANGCGFFGAAATGNMCSKCYLEHVIIGTANTVAASTGPPEKKAKIIVAVPSSDGAAASSTAAALDSSVTSVKQPPVAANRCATCRKKVGLLGFRCRCEGTFCSVHRYSEKHDCAFDYKTTGQEQIAKHNPVVVADKISRRI, encoded by the exons ATGCGGGTGCGGGCGCGGATGGGCAGAGTTTTCGTCCGCCCTGATGATGTTCTTTTGTTTAATAGTAGTgtagatgatgattgtcttcgacctCTCGCCACCGTTATAAG ATCACGCGCGTCTCGGGCTCCCGGCGCCCCAATAGACCCGCGGAAGTGTTCGCGGACTACGTACGTGGCGGCGATGGACGCATCGGCGACGGCGCAGAGGCGCAAGTGCCCTGACAAGGAGGAGACAGCCGGCTTGTGCGCCAACGGCTGCGGCTTCTTCGGCGCCGCCGCCACCGGCAACATGTGCTCCAAGTGCTACCTGGAGCACGTCATCATCGGCACCGCTAACACCGTGGCCGCCTCGACCGGGcctccggagaagaaggccaagattaTCGTCGCCGTCCCGTCCTCCGATGGTGCGGCGGCTTCCTCCACCGCAGCCGCACTTGACTCCTCCGTGACGTCCGTGAAGCAGCCGCCGGTGGCGGCGAACCGTTGCGCGACGTGCCGCAAGAAGGTGGGCCTGCTGGGGTTCCGATGCCGCTGCGAGGGCACCTTCTGCAGCGTGCACCGCTACTCGGAGAAGCACGACTGTGCATTCGACTACAAGACCACCGGCCAGGAGCAGATCGCCAAGCACAACCCTGTCGTGGTTGCGGACAAGATTTCCCGAAGGATCTGA